Within Sorghum bicolor cultivar BTx623 chromosome 2, Sorghum_bicolor_NCBIv3, whole genome shotgun sequence, the genomic segment GTAAACATCCTTTTCATACATCAGATCCATACCAAATACACAGTACTACATCCCACACTTCATCAGACACAGTACACGTACACAGCTGTCATTTCGTACACGCTTAACTGCTCAAGATCAACCGCGCGTGCTTACGCGGCCGTACTTTTGTCTATAGCTAAACACACCAGGCACCGTCGTGCTTACACACACACCACCACGATCGGGACGCGAAAAGCACACGTGCGCCGCCGCACGCCGACGAGGGAGAGAGCAGAGGCCgacgagggagagggagagcagAGAAGAGAAATCCCAGCTCCGGCGGGGTCCGGGCGACCGGCCGGCTCACTCCAGGTCCTGGCATCCCGCGAGCGGGGTCCCCTTGCGGCACTGGTTGTGCGCGTACGGCTTGCACCCGTGCTTGATGACGCCGTGGCCCTTGGGGAGCGGCCCGCACAGGCGGTTGTAGCTGAGGTCCAGCTTCTGCAGCGTGGACAGGCGCTCCAGCGACAGCGGCACCGTGCCCCGGATGTGGTTGTGGGACAGGTCCAGGTACGTCAGCTCCGGCGGGAACACCAGCTTGCTGAGGTCGAAGTCGAGGTAGTTCCACGACAGGTCCACCTTGCCGATGGGCCGGCCGGCGACGAACAGGTGGGAGGGGTCGCCGGTGAGCTTGTTGTGGGAGAGGTCCACGGTGTTGATCTCGTCGTGGGCGTCGTCGCGCGGGATGGGCCCCGTCAGCTGGTTGTAGGACAGGATCAGCGACCGGAACTGCCCCTGCACCAGCCCCGCCGGGATGGTGCCCGTCAGCTGGTTGTGCCGGAGGTCAAGCGACCGGAGGTTGGGCAGGTCGGCGAACGACGCCGGGATGGTGCCCGTCAGCTGGTTGCTGGAGAGGTCCACGGAGTCGAGGCTGCGCAGCCGCGTCAGGGACTCCGGGATGGCGCCCGACACGCTGGTGTGGGAGATGGTGAGGAACTCCAGCTTGGACAGCGCGGTGAGGCACGCCGGGATGGAGCCCGTGAGCCCCGGCAGCTTGAACAGGGTCAGCGACATGAGCTCCGTCAGCCCGCCCACCGCGGACGGGATCTGCCCGTGCACGTCGTCCGCGGCGTCGATGAAGACGTTGTTCACGCGCCCGGCGTCGTTGCACCGGAGGTGGTCCCACGCGCAGCAGTTGGGCGACGACGCCGTCCACGTCGACAGCGTCGCCGGGTTGCCCAGCGCCTGCTTCACGCTCAGCAGCGCGTGCAGGTCGCTCGGTGCGCAGGACCGCGCCGGCGCCGAGGACGACGCCGCCACGAGGAGGAAGACGGCGAGGaaggtggcggtggtggtggacgCCATCGTGCTCGTGTGCGTGCTGGGCTCTCGAGTGTGGTGTGGGAGTGCGGAAGTGAGGCGCACGGAGGGCTCCTATAAAAAGGGCGCGGCGTGACGGGATAACCCCTTTCTTTTTCCCCCTCGGCATCTTGCCTCCGGTTTTTTTGACCACCCACCACCGGACCGGGGCGCGTGCGCGGACACCGAGATCGCCAGCAGTGTCTGTGCACTGCGAGCACCACCGTGGCTGGCATTGGCATGGTCCTGGGACCTGAAACACTGGCTGCAACCGGACAAAGCCACCCCCGTGCCGGAGTGTCCAGTTCGGCGGTAACTGGCCGGGTGGGAAGGATCCGAGTGGGTTCGCCGGCGTCGCGGCGCGCGCGATTGGTGCGTGCAGGATGAGCATGAGCATGTGGCGCTGCGGCTTTCGTCCGCCGGCGTGCGTGCACATTATTGGACGGCCGTGTAGCACGACCATGCGCCCATGCCTCTGCCTCCTACACGTAGGGTGAGTAAAACTCGCGTACATGTGCGTGCTGATTTCCGAGAACCGAGATGGCGtcgcctagctagctagcgccTGCCCTGGATCCGCTTGTCCTGGTTATGCTTAGAGCAAGTATAGTAACCTGTATGAGCCGGCTGAGAGATGTACACGTCAATAGAAAAAAGAGCCACGTTGGAGAGAGATTACCGAGCGGGCGCTTCGCATCTCGCCGGCTGTAGCACAAGGTACGAGAAAATATTTACTCTCCCAGCCCTCTCCCAGCCTGCGTGTGAGCGAGAAGCCGTCTGCACTTGGTATGTAGATGCAAATAATAAATGTACAAGTCTCCTTTACAGCCAGCTCTTATAGTTAGCCTATTATACGGTAGGTTGTTAGTGAAGGCTGCTAGTGACGTGGAATTCATATAACGCCGGCTGCTGGCTGGCTTATTATTCTTGCTCTTAGCAAGGCCTGGATTAAAGGACACGCAAATTAAATGAGCCACTGTTTTATTGTAATCGCTTGTTTAGTTAGTAGTTACTATTGGACAAACAAATTGAGAGCATCTGGGCTGGAGATTGTTTAATCCAGATTCCAGAAAACAGTTGTCAAACTTTGTACAGTTATGGACTAGTACTGTACAACAACAGCCTGTATGTAATGCCACCACTCTCAGGTCTCAAACAGATTTCTGGTGGAAGGTCGGTTATGTTCGTTCACGACACCGAGATTAAAACTCCCGGGCGGATGCACTGAGAAGGGCACGTCGGTTGGCATCGTTACACCCGGACCCT encodes:
- the LOC8081770 gene encoding polygalacturonase inhibitor 1, with the translated sequence MASTTTATFLAVFLLVAASSSAPARSCAPSDLHALLSVKQALGNPATLSTWTASSPNCCAWDHLRCNDAGRVNNVFIDAADDVHGQIPSAVGGLTELMSLTLFKLPGLTGSIPACLTALSKLEFLTISHTSVSGAIPESLTRLRSLDSVDLSSNQLTGTIPASFADLPNLRSLDLRHNQLTGTIPAGLVQGQFRSLILSYNQLTGPIPRDDAHDEINTVDLSHNKLTGDPSHLFVAGRPIGKVDLSWNYLDFDLSKLVFPPELTYLDLSHNHIRGTVPLSLERLSTLQKLDLSYNRLCGPLPKGHGVIKHGCKPYAHNQCRKGTPLAGCQDLE